A genome region from Gossypium hirsutum isolate 1008001.06 chromosome A04, Gossypium_hirsutum_v2.1, whole genome shotgun sequence includes the following:
- the LOC107948664 gene encoding dynamin-related protein 5A: MATATPTPTKTPVDKSRGSHSHHQEDDSSSSRSRFEAYNRLQAMAVAFGEKLPIPEIVALGGQSDGKSSLLEALLGFRFNVREVEMGTRRPLILQMVHDPSALEPRCHFQEEDSEEYGSPVVSASTIADVIKSRTEALLKKTKTSVSPKPIVMRAEFAHCPNLTIIDTPGFVLKAKKGEPENTPQEILSMVKSLASPPHRILLFLQQSSVEWCSSLWLDSIREIDPTFRRTVIVVSKFDNRLKEFSDRWEVDRYLSASGYLGETTRPFFVALPKDRSTVSNDEFRRQISQVDSEVLGYLHDGIKGGYDEEKFKPHIGFCSLREYLESELQKRYKEAAPATLALLEQRCSEVNIELERLDSKIQATSDVSHLRKSAMMHAASISNHVGVLIDGAADPAPEQWGKTTEEERSESGIGSWPGVTVDIKPANAILRLYGGAAFERVMHEFRCAAYSIECPPVSREKEANILLAHAGRGGGRGVAEAAAEIARTAARSWLAPLLDTACDRLAFVLGNLFDIAIERNRSRESEYGRKTGDMEGYVGFHAALRHAYNSIIKDLAKQCKQLVRHHLDSVTSPYSQVFYENDFHGSFGSSANSYFRHNQASAGSIWFELSDCGQVSHDERMRDQENIPPENNARQKTPGKGMEARDVHRESQMTVPETPSPDQPCDGVKVDVGPRKRIARIGNRNPEQLMKVHNGGSLLFGNGDCGSRSAYTEICSLAAQHFARIREVLVERSVTSTLNSGFLTPCRDRLVVELGLDLFAVNDEKFMDMFVSPAAIEVLQHKRQSLQNRQKVLQSCLTEFKNIARSL; the protein is encoded by the exons ATGGCGACGGCGACCCCTACTCCAACTAAAACCCCAGTAGACAAATCTAGAGGATCTCACTCTCACCACCAAGAAGATGATTCTTCCTCATCTCGGTCCCGTTTCGAAGCCTACAATCGCCTCCAAGCCATGGCAGTGGCCTTCGGAGAGAAGCTGCCGATCCCGGAAATCGTAGCCCTCGGCGGTCAATCTGATGGCAAAAGCTCTCTCCTTGAAGCTTTGCTTGGATTCCGTTTCAATGTGCGTGAAGTTGAAATGGGTACTCGTCGACCTCTCATTTTACAGATGGTTCATGACCCTTCTGCACTTGAGCCTCGTTGTCACTTTCAG GAAGAAGATTCTGAAGAATATGGAAGTCCAGTTGTTTCAGCATCAACAATTGCGGATGTCATAAAATCAAGAACCGAGGCACTTCTGAAAAAGACTAAAACTTCTGTTTCTCCTAAGCCAATTGTAATGAGAGCTGAATTTGCACACTGTCCTAACCTCACCATCATTGATACCCCAGGATTTGTTCTGAAG GCGAAGAAGGGAGAACCAGAGAATACTCCACAGGAGATTCTATCCATGGTGAAGTCATTAGCTAGTCCTCCCCATCGTATTCTGTTGTTCCTTCAGCAGAGTAGTGTGGAATGGTGCTCATCATTATGGTTGGACTCAATTAGGGAAATTGATCCAACCTTTAGAAGGACAGTAATTGTGGTCTCCAAGTTTGATAACAGACTTAAG GAGTTTAGTGACAGATGGGAAGTGGATCGTTATTTGAGTGCAAGTGGTTATCTTGGAGAAACTACTCGGCCATTTTTTGTAGCATTGCCGAAGGATAGGAGCACTGTTTCAAATGATGAATTCCGTAGACAAATATCCCAAGTGGATTCTGAAGTTTTAGGTTATCTGCATGATGGGATCAAGGGAGGTTACGATGAAGAAAAGTTCAAACCTCATATTGGTTTTTGTTCACTAAGGGAGTATTTAGAATCAGAACTTCAAAAGAGATACAAAGAAGCTGCTCCAGCGACACTGGCATTGCTTGAACAACGTTGCAGTGAAGTCAACATTGAGTTGGAGAGATTGGACTCCAAAATACAAGCAACTTCTGATGTTTCTCATCTTCGAAAATCAGCCATGATGCATGCAGCTTCTATCAGCAATCATGTG GGAGTTTTGATTGATGGAGCAGCTGATCCTGCCCCAGAGCAGTGGGGGAAAACAACAGAGGAGGAAAGATCAGAGAGTGGGATAGGGAGTTGGCCAGGTGTCACCGTTGATATAAAACCTGCTAATGCTATTCTTCGTCTTTATGGTGGAGCTGCTTTTGAAAGGGTAATGCATGAATTCCGCTGCGCTGCATATTCCATTGAATGTCCCCCAGTTTCAAGAGAGAAG GAGGCGAATATCTTACTTGCACATGCTGGTCGTGGTGGGGGCAGAGGAGTAGCAGAGGCTGCTGCAGAAATTGCACGTACTGCTGCTCGTTCATGGCTTGCTCCTCTCCTTGACACGGCTTGTGATCGGCTTGCTTTTGTTTTAGGCAATCTTTTTGACATTGCTATAGAGAGGAACCGCAGCCGGGAATCAGAAT ATGGTAGGAAAACTGGAGACATGGAAGGCTATGTTGGGTTTCATGCAGCTTTAAGACATGCATACAATAGCATTATAAAGGATTTGGCTAAACAGTGCAAGCAGCTAGTTAGACACCATCTTGATTCAGTTACAAGCCCATATTCTCAGGTTTTTTATGAGAATGACTTTCATGGAAGCTTTGGCTCAAGTGCAAACTCATATTTCAGACATAACCAAGCATCCGCTGGTTCAATTTGGTTCGAGCTATCAGACTGTGGGCAAGTATCGCATGATGAGAGGATGAGGGATCAGGAGAACATACCTCCTGAAAACAATGCACGGCAAAAAACTCCTGGGAAAGGCATGGAAGCTCGAGATGTGCACCGGGAAAGCCAAATGACTGTGCCCGAGACCCCATCTCCTGACCAGCCCTGTGATGGAGTAAAAGTTGATGTTGGACCAAGAAAACGTATTGCAAGAATAGGCAATAGAAATCCTGAACAATTGATGAAAGTTCATAATGGCGGTAGTCTTTTATTTGGTAATGGAGATTGTGGTTCAAGATCAGCTTACACAGAAATCTGCTCATTAGCAGCACAACATTTTGCACGGATACGTGAAGTTCTTGTCGAGCGCAGTGTGACATCAACTCTTAACTCTGGATTTTTGACCCCATG CCGAGACAGGCTTGTGGTGGAACTTGGGTTGGATCTGTTTGCTGTAAATGATGAGAAATTCATGGACATGTTTGTTTCTCCTGCCGCCATTGAAGTACTGCAACACAAACGACAATCCCTTCAAAATCGCCAAAAGGTACTTCAATCTTGCTTAACTGAATTCAAAAATATTGCTCGATCACTCTGA